From a region of the Cyanobacteria bacterium GSL.Bin1 genome:
- a CDS encoding NAD(P)H-hydrate dehydratase, with amino-acid sequence MMDRISTDTIEHFVVNATQMAAIEERIFAVGMPVAALMEKAAGLVTQRIVTLYPQSKVAKVGVIVGPGHNGGDATVVARELHLKGYQVCLYRPLQKGKELTQAHLDYAQSLGIPIVEKVQDLANCNLIIDGLFGFGMTRALEGDLATAVDTINQWSIPVVSIDLPSGLHTDTGEVLGTAIQASHTFCLGLWKRAFFQDSALSYLGKTERLDFGVPLANVQAVLSDKSSVVKQMTTDLARSFLPLPRPLVTHKYQQGHLLIIAGSRQYAGGVILTGLGARASGVGMVSIAAPTSLKPMLVTHLPEALIIDCPETENGAIAQLPPSAQQWERYDTVAVGPGLTLDARSLLPGILEATTPLLIDADGLNALAELTPSTALKSRSEPTILTPHPGEFRRLFPDLTTNDPMATVLSAAQATDATILLKGARSVIASPTETWVIPESTPALARGGSGDVLTGLLGGLMAQPSSQKEISPAQLTATAAVWHAQAGIKASQDHSDLGVDAFTLTKYLTQFPVNNQSKDVLSLSYHFPN; translated from the coding sequence ATGATGGATCGAATCTCTACAGATACTATTGAACACTTTGTAGTCAATGCAACGCAAATGGCTGCAATTGAAGAACGGATCTTTGCAGTGGGAATGCCGGTGGCAGCACTGATGGAAAAAGCAGCTGGACTAGTAACACAGCGGATTGTCACGTTGTATCCACAGTCTAAGGTGGCAAAAGTCGGTGTAATAGTGGGTCCTGGGCATAATGGGGGCGATGCGACAGTAGTGGCGCGGGAACTGCATCTTAAAGGATATCAGGTCTGTTTATACCGCCCATTACAGAAAGGAAAAGAACTAACCCAAGCCCATCTTGATTATGCTCAAAGTTTAGGGATTCCAATTGTTGAGAAGGTCCAGGATTTAGCTAACTGTAATCTGATTATTGATGGGTTATTTGGCTTTGGGATGACAAGAGCGCTAGAAGGGGATTTAGCCACTGCTGTCGATACAATTAATCAATGGTCAATTCCGGTGGTGAGTATTGATCTCCCCTCTGGTCTTCATACCGATACGGGAGAAGTGTTAGGAACTGCGATTCAGGCAAGTCATACGTTCTGTTTGGGGTTATGGAAACGAGCGTTTTTTCAAGACTCAGCCCTTTCTTACTTAGGAAAGACCGAACGGCTAGATTTCGGCGTCCCTCTCGCTAATGTGCAAGCTGTCCTCTCCGATAAATCTTCTGTTGTCAAACAGATGACTACTGATTTAGCTCGTTCTTTCTTGCCGCTGCCGCGTCCCCTGGTTACCCATAAATATCAACAAGGACATTTGCTCATTATTGCTGGATCGCGCCAATATGCAGGAGGCGTAATTCTCACTGGTTTAGGCGCACGGGCAAGCGGCGTCGGGATGGTTAGTATTGCCGCCCCCACCTCCCTAAAACCGATGTTAGTCACCCATCTCCCCGAAGCCTTAATTATTGATTGTCCAGAAACTGAAAATGGCGCGATCGCGCAACTTCCTCCCAGCGCGCAACAATGGGAGCGGTATGATACGGTTGCCGTTGGTCCCGGCTTAACTTTAGATGCGCGATCGCTGCTACCAGGGATTTTAGAGGCAACAACTCCTTTACTCATCGATGCCGATGGACTCAACGCTCTTGCCGAATTAACCCCCAGCACGGCTTTAAAATCCCGCTCTGAGCCAACGATTCTCACCCCTCATCCTGGCGAGTTTCGACGACTTTTCCCCGACCTCACGACTAATGATCCGATGGCAACTGTGCTCAGCGCAGCGCAAGCAACTGATGCGACGATTCTTCTCAAAGGGGCAAGAAGTGTCATTGCTAGCCCAACTGAAACTTGGGTCATTCCGGAAAGTACCCCCGCCCTTGCCAGAGGGGGCAGTGGAGATGTCCTCACCGGCTTATTAGGCGGATTAATGGCACAACCTTCCTCTCAAAAAGAGATCTCGCCAGCGCAATTAACTGCTACTGCTGCCGTTTGGCACGCTCAAGCCGGAATCAAAGCCAGTCAAGACCATAGTGACCTGGGTGTGGATGCCTTTACGCTCACCAAATATTTAACACAGTTCCCAGTTAACAACCAATCTAAAGACGTTTTATCCCTCTCCTATCACTTTCCAAATTAA
- the trmH gene encoding tRNA (guanosine(18)-2'-O)-methyltransferase TrmH, which yields MKPVLPRRYHRLRDVLNRRQTDLTVLLEDVHKPHNFSAIIRTCDAVGVFSAHGIYTAGDVPAFSETAKGSEKWINIQTHPDLETAVRHLKSQNYTIYAAHLTKDAVDYRQPDYTQPSCILLGAEKWGVSSEAIALADQAIYIPMLGMVQSLNVSVAAAVILFEAQRQRLAAGSYNHPSLDPETYQQVLFQWAYPDLAAKYDEVGKHYPALGENGQFLRENLDAET from the coding sequence ATGAAACCAGTGCTTCCTCGACGTTATCATCGACTCCGCGATGTGTTGAACCGACGACAGACGGATTTAACTGTGCTTTTAGAAGATGTGCATAAACCGCATAACTTCTCCGCTATTATTCGCACTTGTGATGCCGTTGGAGTCTTTTCTGCCCATGGGATTTATACCGCAGGGGATGTTCCGGCGTTTAGTGAAACGGCAAAAGGGAGCGAAAAATGGATCAATATTCAGACTCATCCCGATTTAGAAACGGCAGTTCGCCATCTCAAAAGCCAAAACTATACGATTTATGCGGCCCACTTGACAAAAGATGCCGTAGATTATCGCCAGCCGGACTATACACAACCGTCTTGCATTCTGTTGGGTGCCGAGAAATGGGGTGTGAGTTCCGAAGCCATCGCACTTGCGGATCAGGCGATTTATATTCCCATGTTAGGGATGGTACAGTCTTTAAACGTCTCCGTTGCCGCAGCGGTCATTCTGTTTGAAGCACAACGACAAAGACTCGCTGCTGGATCTTATAATCACCCCTCTCTTGATCCAGAAACCTATCAGCAGGTGCTATTCCAGTGGGCTTATCCGGATTTAGCTGCTAAGTATGATGAAGTGGGAAAACATTATCCTGCTTTAGGAGAAAATGGGCAATTTCTGAGAGAGAATTTAGATGCTGAAACGTAA